In Anoplopoma fimbria isolate UVic2021 breed Golden Eagle Sablefish chromosome 15, Afim_UVic_2022, whole genome shotgun sequence, the genomic window ATACTGACGCCGCTGCTGCACCGAATCTGCTGTTGCCTCTTTCTCATTTTTATCCTCCTCTGAAATGTAGAGCATTGAGTGTCTCATCAGTGAAAAAGAATGCCATGGAAATGTCagataatacagaaaaaaaatggaactaTATCCCTGTGGCTTGAGTTTTATTTAATCTACATGGCATAGCGCGATTTGACTGTAGATTTTTTACTTTGGTCCCTTGTGTTCGTATTACTTGTTTAATCATGGTCTTTTTCACTCTCTATGTATTGATACTGTGAGGGGGATCCAACAAACAATTATCAAAGCGGGTTTACAAATTAACCAATGAGGTACCTGGGCATAGATTTAACTTTCTAAGTCgcaaaaaatgacatttgctATAGtctaaaatattaaagaaatagACATAAAAAGGTCACGAACTTGAGGTAATTACTCATTTTGTCATGAGGTTGAAATAAGTAGGTAACCTAAGCTTCTCCCATGAGCTTAGCAATATTACCTTGTAGGACATtttcaccccccaaaaaaaatgcTTCCGTTATTGGCACAATCATTAAAATTGCACAATTTGTAATGGTACATGCTGTAAACTCTCACTATGGTGAAATAACATCTGCTATCCCTTCCATTCCCTTCCTGCTGAAAACCAGAGCAAACAGTCTTGTCAAAAACGGTCAATTTTTGACAATTAGAGTCAACTGGGAATGCAATACAACCGTCTTCACAGTTAGTGAGCCGTAGGGTCACAGGCCTCTGTGGTTCTTTAAACAGATATAATGTAAGGCTCACCTGAATCGGACCCTTCGGAAGGTCTGGCCTTGGCATTATCAGACGGAGAATCGCCTCTTCCTCCTGGTTTTCGCTTTAAACCTGAAAAACAAGACACCAATAACTATAAATGCACTTATGATAATCATACTACTAACAAGATTTCTAATAAGTCTTATTTCTAAAACAGAGGGAGCCGACGTTGTCAGTATGACACAAAGATGTAATAATTATGGagcaattaaaaatatataaaggatCATACCAGATGATCTGGCTGGTGATGGAGAGCCTCTGCCCCTCCTGGCCCGTGGAGATGGGGAGCGCCTGTCTTTTCCTGCAGGGCTAATGGTGTTGTCAGGATGATGGACCGGTTTTCGGGGTGGCGTGTTAGATATTCTTTTCATAGCTTTTTTAGGCGAGCGAGAGTTGGAGGAGCTGCTGCCGGAGGATGAAGCAGAGCGAGAGCGCCTCCTGTAggatacaaacacaataacaacattaaaacGGGTATTTTCAAAGATTAAAGCTGGTCCCACGATGTCTGTATGGCCCAGATCTACTGTACACAATGTTGGTgaccaataaaataataaaaataggaaGATGTTACAGAGGAACTACGCCTTTAGGACtcaatgatgatgattattttaGCACTAGGATGCAACCACAGACCTGCGGACAGGGGAGCGTCTATGTCTGTTTCTGGAGTTGGGGGGGCCACGTCTGGGGGGGCTCCTTCTACGAGGAGACATCCTCCTCCTGGGACTCTGTCTTCTACGAGGGGAGTAAGATCTGAAATGGGGTATAGAAGGATAGAAgctttgaatttctttttaacGTTTAAGAACTCTGAGGTTCTTGATTttacacatcatttaaaaacatacatttttgaagAACCAGAGGACACCAAAATAACTTATGTCAGAAATTACCGAGAACGGGAGCGTCGTCTGCGAGTACGGGAATGAGAACGAGAACGGTGGTGAGGTCTTTCCCTCCTGCTGTCCTTCTCCCTTTCCCGAGACCTGGGCCTTTCCTCTTTCTTATGAGTCTTCTCTGGTGAAGCTTCTTTGACTTCAGTCACTGGTTCTGGATTTACCACCTCCACAACTGTGTCACTACAGGCCAGAGAAAgaagtttacattttaaatgtgacctTCAAAGTTGTTTCGtttaatctaaaagaaaaactactgaactgtaaaaaaaattaaaaaaaaaattgaatagtGTTTTACAAACCAGGTGGAAGGAGTTTCTTGGATGACTGGTTCTGGCAGGGCTCCATCTAATGTTTCTGACTCAACAAGTTGCTCCAAAGGTTTCGTGGGCAGCTGCatcagagggggagggggtgaacCGTTGCCAACTGGACTGGCTTTGCGTCTTGGGGAGCGGGAGGCGCTACGTTTCCTTTCCCGCTTCACTGGTGACCTTCGCCGGGGTGATGGTGACCTTGTCTTTCGCCTGGACAGAGAAGAAGCAATCagaatttgttttcatgttctgTGATAGACACACAAATCCAACTTATGTCCACTAGGGTCGATATAGAAGACCTTTTTCTTACCTCCTTGGGCTTTTTGACTGAGCCCTCTCTCTGATTTCCTTGtccttttctcttttatcaTCATCGACCTTCTTCAGAGAAGCTAGCTTCTCCTGTTCAATCTTCCGCAAATGTAACAATGGGGGGGAACAATCACATCACTGTCATCAAAGATATATGTTCTGTCTGAATTATACGTACAATGTCATTGTCTCAGCCTCTGGTTCTTATAGGACATTTTATCAACCCTGATTATCATAGCATTTTACAAACGGGTGTTTGAGAATTGTGTATGCTGTTTCTACCAAATACATTATCAGACTTATTCACACGAGTCATTTTGCCATTTGGCCTGGGCCGCTTTAACTTCAAACTGTCAGCGACCACAGATCCATGACCTTCCTACAGCTAACAGAGACATTTTGCTAAATTGACCTCAGGGAGAAACTCACCTgtctctgttttatttcctccttcTTCTGTTCCAGAAAAGCAGATGGGATGCCTGCGATGTTCTCCTGGGCACTCAGCAGCAGGGGCCATAGGTCCCTCATGAACTCCCGGGCATTCTTCCCATTCAGGAAGCCTGTCAGGTTGATCTGCATCATCTTGCTATCCGGgtgctgtaacacacacacgaaggagggagagaagagaccATATGGCCATTGAAATAATGGAAGGCACAATAttagggggtgggggggtgggggttagGATCCCACAAATGGGACTGCCTACCCTCTAGTCCTCACTAAACTGCTGTGACTATGTAATTAACCATACTCAAAACATGTAAGACACTGATTAGTATACTAAACATAACTGGGTCCAATACTTGATTCAATAACcatcaaaacaaatgtgtgattGATTTAAAATCATACTCACATACTCAAACTGAGAATGTGAGCTAGCTGAGGGGAGACATATCTAGTGATATAAAAACTGCATgcaatatttgtgttttaccCATTTCTGATTGTTATTCCCCAAATATACAATCaagaacacaaaacatattttgtcattaGTTGATTTACTCAGTACTATCCCAACTGCTTTACATTTCTGTGTCCCTACCCACCCCTTGTCCTCTCCGGTCTCCCCACAGTCTACACTTCAGGAGTTAAACAAATAGCCACAATACAGAGTGCGTTAAAACCCAACACTGCAAGTACAGTCCGGTGTCTTCAGTGAGTCCCGTGGGATCAGTGGGCACGGAGCTCCCATGGCTTGCTTCCGCCTCCCTACTGCTTGAGACTCAACCACCTTGAGCTTAATGTTATATCATTTATCTAAATTGCAAGAGACGAACAAGCAATAATGAGTACAcagttacacaaaaaaaagaagttttcTTTTCAACAGCTGATAGAATTATTGTGAGATACCGTTATCTCAATTCAAGTTCCCTTTCTTACCATTATGCAACAATACCCTTTAAACTTAGCTTAAACAGcccaacacccccccccctccccaaaaGCTATGGCAAGCAAAAGatcaaatgaaaagataaaaaatatatagattttgAATTTGTAGTAATGGTGTCACATTTGCtattattaaacaaatacatgtggTTTTTAGCATTTTAGGAGAATGAAAGTCATTAACCAAGTAATTACGCATATATACCATACTTGCAATGTAGTATACTATGGGATGGAATCCTAGTAATAGTCTAATAGAGGACACTATGTGTACATTACTTGGGTTATTTCCCTCCAATTAACCCGTTTTcctattttaaaaagtaagacAGTGCTATGTAAATTACTAGGGGTGTAAAGATTAACTGATTCATGTCGTAAAAACGATACAAGAGTCTTTAATACAGCGATGTCGATACAAAACTCTGAATCTGACTCAAATTTTGAGGGGAATCGGTCAAAACTGGATAAGTTCGTCATAAACAGATACAgtctaaaataaagttttttatgtgttttctgtggatatgagtggaaagaaagaaaggtgtgtgtgcgtgtgtaatgTTACGATCGAAGACAGAGGCAGCGAGACCCCGCCCCGCCTCAGCTGCAAAGATAAAGGGGGGGGAGGAGCAGAGCTCAGCGGTCTGGCAGGCAAGTCATGTATACAAGCAGGCCGTCACAAGTGGGGAGCTAGCATGGTGACAAGCTATAAAAAGTCCCAAAAACAACTTGGACCAGTGATGCAAGATTGGATACCTTCTTTGGTTGGCTAGACCTAAGCAAGGGCTTATAAATTAGCATCGCTAACCTACACTGCCTAGTGTCTTCTATTACAGTCATCTGTGGGTCCTAGTGTCCCACTGCTGCCTTCAATGTGGGACAATACTGAGTATACTATGGACTTTTGGTTGCCTCTCAACATAACCAACAGTGAAAACCACAGCAAAAGGGCTCACAGACAACAGTGTGTACTGAGGAGGAACCGGAGAGTGGCTGCTACGACTCCACGACGACGCTGCGAACTTGTCATGGTTAACTGTACAATTTCTGGATTGTATCGCAGATTATGTATCGACATGTGTATTGAATAGTCTTGAGAGGGAAATATACACACCCCTAGAAGTTACCCATTAGTGGGGTCCAAATTAtgcttaaataaagaaaatacttaaatgaAGTAGCCAGTAGCCTATTGGATGAAGAACATGCACAATTTAgtattaaacaataaaatacacaacatcAGTGGGGCTCAGCATTACAGCCCTACTGGCAAGAAGGATTTTGCTAAGATCAAAATCATGACCACTACAGATATTTCAATGGCCTTTAAGTTTAAAGAGTTACTTAACACCAAATAGAAAAgtattgtttatgtttgaaaGTCTCATGCGTTGCACATCTTACGACACACACCCGAGACGCTGAGTGTTGTGAGAGGtctaacagatttttttcaggATAACTTGCAATCAGATTAAAATCTTGTTTTAGTTAACCTCCAGATGTTGAAGTTCTCAACTTGCTACAGTTACTGGGGGATGTGTGTTCATGGCACCCTCACATCATTGTAAGGTGTGGTTGCAAGTGCAACAGAAAGCGGGTTCTGGCCACACCCAACAGAGGTTCAAAAGACATGAAATTTTCAAACCTAGGGGGTCATTGAGAGGATACTTTTCTCACTTGGTGTTAAAATACTCCTACAGTTATCCTCTAAGGAATGTAAAGGAAGAGATCCATTACTCTTAAGACCAGGGATCTGGGCAATTTACTGTTGCACTGCAAATACCTACATGATTATGGCATTGTTCAGGTGTGTCTTTCACTGACATGATATTGGTGATCCCTGCATATAACTCACCTCAAACCACACACTGCATCATGAAGGGAGAGTTGGGCTCAGTGACTTTGGGCTCAGGAGAGAGCTAATTAGGTGTTGGTGCTATACTTCTGATGCAAGGTATAACATCCATATTGGTTCAGGCcttttaaatcataaatcacaTCATCATTAGAAGACTGCTGAATATAGGCACTTTGTCACATAACAGCAAAACATAgttatgtcattattattaatttacacCAATTGTTACTTTAGCcattcaatttcaatttgaCTAGGATGTGCAATTATTTGCTTATATCCCTTCTTACTAACTCAACAATGCCCTCAAATGTATGacagttttgaaaaacaaaaaaaaacacaaaacacattaagaaCATTACCTTCTCCTCAAGTTGGTTAAATATAAACTCTATGACGACGTCGTCCTCGAAACCCAGGATCTCTGTCACTCGCTGTGTAATCCAAGGCTTGATGACTTCTAGGTTCACTTTGGTCATGTCCACCTGAGGGTGAAACGGTGTCAGgcaatcaaaaacaaatctccCAGGCACCTCACCAACCCTGGTCTCACCACGCACGTGTGGATGCAACAACAGTAACGTAAACGTGCGTGATCCTGTACCTTCTTGTCCAGACATTCTGCAAACTTCAGCTGCTTCAGCAGTTTCTTCTGCTTGTTGCTGAAACGGTTGTCCTGCTCCGCACTTGTACCCTGCAGGAGAAGTCACAAGAACAACAGTCACACCGAGcctgaaacactgaaacacgtCCCTCACAGCCTTCAGCTGCGAGAACAACAACCTCAGTGacgtcaccgtgacgtcacacacacacacacacacatggaaacaaaaaacacacacaaagtcccGTTAGAGTCGTGATGTGCGATAACGCCAGATCACGTGACCACACCGCCAGATCACGTGACCAATGTGAGTCAGgcaggctaacgttagctaagcTACGTTAGCCTGCCTAATCCTCCAGGCTAGCCTCGTGGCTGCCTGGAGCGCGTGGTGTGCACACCGTCAATCAATAACACGAGACGTCATTCTGCACACACTGACGTCATGTCTGCGCGTTATTAAGCCCCCCGTTCGCGTGGCCGTGGTCGTGACCACCCCGCAGCCACAGACGGTGCACCTCCCGACGCCATCTTTAGCCGCGGCTAAAGGCTAACGGGAGCTAGCTACAGCTCGCTAGGCTCGTCTATTTCCTGCAACCGTGTCGCCTCCAAGGTGCACGCGAGAGGAGCGCGAGCTGTGGGTCGCATGCGGTCAGACGGGGGACGTCGTGTAGCAGACGTCCACGctgcacacacacgtgcacCGTGGGGATGCCCCGGTGCAAACACGGCCTTTGTCGAGACGTCCTCAGGTGATAGACGGGCCCGGCGGTCACGGATGCGTGGCCTCCTCTGGACTCTGAACACGGCGCCTCACGCTACAACACACCACTCAGCCACACAGCGGAGAGCACCACGGCATCTCACAGGAACTTACGCGGAAGAATCCCGCGTCCATTATCAGAGGAAATGTATATTAACAGGTGCTGTGGAGAAAGACGTGCGCTGCTCCGGGGAAGTCTGCGTCGAGCCGGATGAAGGAGCGCCTCTAGCGGCGGAGACGGGAACTGCACCCTGtggtgatggagggagaggagcgCACCCTGAGCAGGAGCCTGGTTTATGAGGGAAACACTGAAACAGGCattaccaataataataataataataataataataataatgatcatatattttatttatagagcgcttttcagagcattaaaagctacacacttaaaactgaaaacacacagcattagtcagttttcaagaggtgagttttgatttctgatttgaacattgaaagatcatTGCAGTCTCAATATGCAGAATTACATCTTTCTGAGTGTTAGAATATTACTATGAGAGCAGCTTTTTAATGCATGATCTTAATGCGGATTaatccgcttagcacttattgtattcatattaatttgtttctgcacttattgtattcgtattagtttgtttctgcacttattgtattcatattagtttgtttctgcacttattgtattcgtattagtttgtttctgcacttattgtattcataatagtttgttgcacttattgtattcatattagtttgtttctgcacttattgtattcataatagtttgttgcacttattgtattcatattagtttgtttctgcacttattgtattcatattagtttgtttctgcacttattgtattcataatagt contains:
- the srrm1 gene encoding serine/arginine repetitive matrix protein 1 isoform X1 encodes the protein MDAGFFRGTSAEQDNRFSNKQKKLLKQLKFAECLDKKVDMTKVNLEVIKPWITQRVTEILGFEDDVVIEFIFNQLEEKHPDSKMMQINLTGFLNGKNAREFMRDLWPLLLSAQENIAGIPSAFLEQKKEEIKQRQIEQEKLASLKKVDDDKREKDKEIRERAQSKSPRRRKTRSPSPRRRSPVKRERKRSASRSPRRKASPVGNGSPPPPLMQLPTKPLEQLVESETLDGALPEPVIQETPSTCDTVVEVVNPEPVTEVKEASPEKTHKKEERPRSREREKDSRRERPHHRSRSHSRTRRRRSRSRSYSPRRRQSPRRRMSPRRRSPPRRGPPNSRNRHRRSPVRRRRSRSASSSGSSSSNSRSPKKAMKRISNTPPRKPVHHPDNTISPAGKDRRSPSPRARRGRGSPSPARSSGLKRKPGGRGDSPSDNAKARPSEGSDSEEDKNEKEATADSVQQRRQYRRQNRQSSSDTGSSSTEDEGPKRPAAGPGARNGDVRRRRSRTPSPRRRHRDASPRKRRSPSPGRRRRTPSPPRRRRSPSPLRRRSPSPPPRRRSPSPRRYSPPIQRRYSPSPLPPQKRKLSSSPSKRSSPGAKRRVSRSPKRRSSPAPRRRTPPSSSPSRHRRSPMLPNVRPSRDTRSPVASRLSPSPANRGRPIRGSTSPQRRFETSSSSPANQRRQQSPSHSGKPIRRVSRTPEPRNNQRPSPGPQPLRRASSRSRSVSPQPAAQKRPVPASASPSPSRSASGSPPPAKKASSGSGSQSPNKNSDVDGSGKKKKKKKEKKHKKEKKHKKHKKHKKEKSGGPVTGDGHENHGGEEDGESRKESDSEVDDSLDDLEKHLREKALRSMRKAQLSPSQMS
- the srrm1 gene encoding serine/arginine repetitive matrix protein 1 isoform X2, which produces MDAGFFRGTSAEQDNRFSNKQKKLLKQLKFAECLDKKVDMTKVNLEVIKPWITQRVTEILGFEDDVVIEFIFNQLEEKHPDSKMMQINLTGFLNGKNAREFMRDLWPLLLSAQENIAGIPSAFLEQKKEEIKQRQIEQEKLASLKKVDDDKREKDKEIRERAQSKSPRRRKTRSPSPRRRSPVKRERKRSASRSPRRKASPVGNGSPPPPLMQLPTKPLEQLVESETLDGALPEPVIQETPSTCDTVVEVVNPEPVTEVKEASPEKTHKKEERPRSREREKDSRRERPHHRSRSHSRTRRRRSRSRSYSPRRRQSPRRRMSPRRRSPPRRGPPNSRNRHRRSPVRRRRSRSASSSGSSSSNSRSPKKAMKRISNTPPRKPVHHPDNTISPAGKDRRSPSPRARRGRGSPSPARSSGLKRKPGGRGDSPSDNAKARPSEGSDSEEDKNEKEATADSVQQRRQYRRQNRQSSSGSSSTEDEGPKRPAAGPGARNGDVRRRRSRTPSPRRRHRDASPRKRRSPSPGRRRRTPSPPRRRRSPSPLRRRSPSPPPRRRSPSPRRYSPPIQRRYSPSPLPPQKRKLSSSPSKRSSPGAKRRVSRSPKRRSSPAPRRRTPPSSSPSRHRRSPMLPNVRPSRDTRSPVASRLSPSPANRGRPIRGSTSPQRRFETSSSSPANQRRQQSPSHSGKPIRRVSRTPEPRNNQRPSPGPQPLRRASSRSRSVSPQPAAQKRPVPASASPSPSRSASGSPPPAKKASSGSGSQSPNKNSDVDGSGKKKKKKKEKKHKKEKKHKKHKKHKKEKSGGPVTGDGHENHGGEEDGESRKESDSEVDDSLDDLEKHLREKALRSMRKAQLSPSQMS
- the srrm1 gene encoding serine/arginine repetitive matrix protein 1 isoform X3, translated to MDAGFFRGTSAEQDNRFSNKQKKLLKQLKFAECLDKKVDMTKVNLEVIKPWITQRVTEILGFEDDVVIEFIFNQLEEKHPDSKMMQINLTGFLNGKNAREFMRDLWPLLLSAQENIAGIPSAFLEQKKEEIKQRQIEQEKLASLKKVDDDKREKDKEIRERAQSKSPRRRKTRSPSPRRRSPVKRERKRSASRSPRRKASPVGNGSPPPPLMQLPTKPLEQLVESETLDGALPEPVIQETPSTCDTVVEVVNPEPVTEVKEASPEKTHKKEERPRSREREKDSRRERPHHRSRSHSRTRRRRSRSRSYSPRRRQSPRRRMSPRRRSPPRRGPPNSRNRHRRSPVRRRRSRSASSSGSSSSNSRSPKKAMKRISNTPPRKPVHHPDNTISPAGKDRRSPSPRARRGRGSPSPARSSGLKRKPGGRGDSPSDNAKARPSEGSDSGSSSTEDEGPKRPAAGPGARNGDVRRRRSRTPSPRRRHRDASPRKRRSPSPGRRRRTPSPPRRRRSPSPLRRRSPSPPPRRRSPSPRRYSPPIQRRYSPSPLPPQKRKLSSSPSKRSSPGAKRRVSRSPKRRSSPAPRRRTPPSSSPSRHRRSPMLPNVRPSRDTRSPVASRLSPSPANRGRPIRGSTSPQRRFETSSSSPANQRRQQSPSHSGKPIRRVSRTPEPRNNQRPSPGPQPLRRASSRSRSVSPQPAAQKRPVPASASPSPSRSASGSPPPAKKASSGSGSQSPNKNSDVDGSGKKKKKKKEKKHKKEKKHKKHKKHKKEKSGGPVTGDGHENHGGEEDGESRKESDSEVDDSLDDLEKHLREKALRSMRKAQLSPSQMS
- the srrm1 gene encoding serine/arginine repetitive matrix protein 1 isoform X4 — protein: MDAGFFRGTSAEQDNRFSNKQKKLLKQLKFAECLDKKVDMTKVNLEVIKPWITQRVTEILGFEDDVVIEFIFNQLEEKHPDSKMMQINLTGFLNGKNAREFMRDLWPLLLSAQENIAGIPSAFLEQKKEEIKQRQIEQEKLASLKKVDDDKREKDKEIRERAQSKSPRRRKTRSPSPRRRSPVKRERKRSASRSPRRKASPVGNGSPPPPLMQLPTKPLEQLVESETLDGALPEPVIQETPSTCDTVVEVVNPEPVTEVKEASPEKTHKKEERPRSREREKDSRRERPHHRSRSHSRTRRRRSRSRSYSPRRRQSPRRRMSPRRRSPPRRGPPNSRNRHRRSPVRRRRSRSASSSGSSSSNSRSPKKAMKRISNTPPRKPVHHPDNTISPAGKDRRSPSPRARRGRGSPSPARSSGLKRKPGGRGDSPSDNAKARPSEGSDSEEDKNEKEATADSVQQRRQYRRQNRQSSSDTGSSSTEDEGPKRPAAGPGARNGDVRRRRSRTPSPRRRHRDASPRKRRSPSPGRRRRTPSPPRRRRSPSPLRRRSPSPPPRRRSPSPRRYSPPIQRRYSPSPLPPQKRKLSSSPSKRSSPGAKRRVSRSPKRRSSPAPRRRTPPSSSPSRHRRSPMLPNVRPSRDTRSPVASRLSPSPANRGRPIRGSTSPQRRFETSSSSPANQRRQQSPSHSGKPIRRVSRTPEPRNNQRPSPGPQPLRRASSRSRSVSPQPAAQKRPVPASASPSPSRSASGSPPPAKKASSGSGSQSPNKNSDVDGSGKKKKKKKEKKHKKEKKHKKHKKHKKEKSGGPVTGDGHENHGGEEDGESRKTVK